DNA from Xiphophorus maculatus strain JP 163 A chromosome 6, X_maculatus-5.0-male, whole genome shotgun sequence:
TCCGTGGATCTCACATCAGATCACGGATGCCAGTTTGTTAGGAGTGATCTCACCTtcagctggaaaacacacacaaaaaagaaaatgcattaaaaggggggtggggtggggggaaaGGAAAAATAAGGAGTTTCcaataaatctgtaaaacacGAGTGGAGTGGAGTACCAATCAACAGCACGAGCTCTACCAGTGTTGATTTGAGCGGCTTGCTTTGTCTGTTGTGGCAGCTTGTCTGACAACTGAGCCCATCCAGCGGGCTGCTTGTTGTCTTGTCCCAACACAAGTgaattaaagtatttctcaacATTCACGAAACTGGGAATTATAGCCGTATCGCCCGTCGCTGACGCGCGTGTCagaacagttaaaataaaaagtggagGATGAACAGACGCTGTTTTTAGCATAAAGAAGAGGGCTAACAAGCTAGCTCCACAGTCGGCTCACAGTCACGTTGTCGACCCCTTTGTTTGGGAGCACCGCGGCTAGCTGCCTTAGCTCCGCTCTGCCAGTCGAACTTGTGTTCAATATAAAAAAGAGCcgtgttgttttttaaaattaaacaagcGCGGAAACATCACAAACTTACTTTATCTGACCGCTGGTGTCCTTTCTTCGCCTGTCGTTCAGTCTTGAGGGAAAGACGAGAAGCAGcaagaaaggaggaggaggagatcaGTGCAGCGCAATGAGCTTAGCGCGACAGCTAACTAGCCGAGCTAAATGGGGGGCGTTGGAGaagagggggagggggggggagaaaaaaaaaacgttaaaaagcaaaaaggggGCACCGATTGTTGTTTCGTCTTCCCCGACGGCCACAGCACGCTCCTAGGAGGGCCGCTGAGTCTTCATTCTCCGTCTCGTCAGTGAGAAGCGTGGCTGAAACCCGAGGCTGGGAGTTCCCTTTGAGTTATAAACCAGTGATTCTCTGCTCCGCTCGGCGCTGCCGCCTGACCCCGCTCGCTCCGCCGCCTTTGTCTCACCAGGCGTACGCCGCTCCGTCTGCCGCACACACGGCACTGACGTCAGCCGCGACACAACAATGGGTTCAGAGGCCACATGCAGCATCGATGCGCCGCTTGCTGCCGCTCCGGCTCCCGATATGCGACACTCTTGATTTAATTTGTTAGGGGATTTGCGTTCTGACGCGTCCGGTTACAGCGCGGGCTGGTCAGAAAATGAGTGGATCGGAATAAAAGTATATGGTCATGGTTGGGTGTGTTCATCATGGCTACCAATGAGGTGTTTGGGGTGGTCCAATTACACCTCCCGAGTGATGCTCATGCTCAGTGGTATTGTTTGCTTCATAGCTTATTTTATAGCAAGAGGCATAACTTGGCAATGTCTGATTACTGACCTTAAAGCACTCCGAAGAGACCATTTATGTGTATAATAGGctatgcataaaaaaaaatacatgtctTAAATACAAGCCCATGTATGCGTTGAAATCACACGACTCAAATTAACTCTACGATTCAAATAGCTGGTCTTATATCTCAACGCctttaacaattaatcaaaaatagcaattgaaataataaaacacttgaGCTAAATTGTGATAAAGGATGCACCAGCAGCAGAGGGCGTTCCTCTACACCCTGATATAAAGAAACTCAatctcacttttcttttttttcatgaccTCACTTAAGGtgaaacaggaaggagagggggtTCTGGGTAAAAGGTCTTAAATATATACTGTCTCATACAGTAAAGGTATTGTTGAAAACATCTCTTTCAGCTACTTCTGTTCGATTGATACATCTTATTTCATAATTTGCCAAGTGCTGTACGGGCGTTTGTTGCAAAAACACATTAGATGCAACATTTCAACACATCAGCAATTACCTTCCACAGGATATATTGTTGTGAATCCCCAGTTATAGTTTATAGAGAAGGCACAGATTGAGGATTTTGGATTCCTGATCAATTATTGGTCAAAACACTctaaattgttattattattattctgacaagtaattaaaaaataattacagtgCCTTGTGgaagtattcacatcccttgAAACTTGAAActatgaaaatctgaaaaaggaaaacaaaaagtattcattaaatattattactCTTTGTATTACTGTTTGTgttgaatttaataaaaaaaaaaaaaaacttggaagcccatggtaactttggaggagctgcagagagccacAGCTGAGGTGATTAGATATTagacaaatctggcctttacaGAGGAGTGGTCTGACccaacatgttaaaaaaaaaatcatgataaGCCTGTGGTTGCAAggtggcaaaatgtaaaaaaaaaaaagcttaaggtttataaatatttttgcactgtGTTGTCGGTGAAACAAACTCATGAGTTATAAAGAAGctgcatttatttcacaaacaaaaatagcatAAGGATGTACAGTACATCGGTGTTGCACAATTTCACTTGTCTTTCCAAATCTTTAACGTTACTCTCTAAACTTTAATGTTGTTGGCAAAAGAACGCAAACAATGCAAATATAACGACTCAGGCTTAGTATAAGGAACAAAACTAACCGTAAAACTTGAAGAAGACAGTCTTTTACTGACGGCCACATGAGTGCCGTGTTCGTATAAAAATACTGCAGCTTTTCTATGCTTTCAGAAACACACCGTATAACAAACCACCTACAGAATCAGTAAAATATAAAGCAACGCAATCTGGGAGAACAGTTAAAAATATACAGCCTTTGCAGAACCCACATCGACATTATAAAAACACGCAAATTCACATATGTGAGGTTTGTAACTTCAACACTGAGGTTAAACAGCTGGAAACTAAATGTAACACTGCATTGTATTGAACATCTTCCACAGCTGCCTTACATTAGTAGaggtaaaggaaaaaaagcaccCTTTTAGGATTACACTACcaagtgtaaaaatgtaaaacaataaagatgACAGTCTTTGTTTGGGTTAGGGAAAATTTAaagatctcttttttttctgcattcgaaacaaaatggagtcttttttttttttagtatatgGAGTCTATCAGCAAACCTGAAAAGAGacgagaaaaaaatgtgttactcATTCGGGAAGGTAATACAGTTTATATTTCTGTAAACTATATGAATCCGTCTACCTCGGCTATAACTCCTCATCCTCCAGCAGCTCGGTCTTCTTCTCCACTTTGTCGTCTGCTGCATCTGCAGCAACATCCTCTATGTGAGCAAGAGAGTCGGCCATCAGGGCCTCTTCAAGTCGTCTCCTCACATTCAGCACCAGGTCCTCCTGCCTCctgcacacagaaacacacacaatgtCAAAGATGACATGTTGTGGCTCTAAAGTTACACCCCCCACCCCAACACTGTCAGAGACtggcaaaatgtaaatactttcaATCCACCACAAAACATCCATCTGTATATAAAGGTCTGTTGactgattaatcatgattaatcacacACTGTCCATAGTTATcttattattcaaaaataactgcattttaaaatttcttttaatgtacCTTAGCAGAATGCTTATagtattattataaaaataataaaatatgaatgttcTTATATGCACTGAAATGGATTTACTTGTTTTATGCaagttaatgtttcttttataaTCGCCACAATACCATAAATGATaattataaaaactattttacagaaaaatctatAAAAGGTACTTTCTCTAAAAGATTTGTCAGAAGTACTCATACATGCACTCCTGCATAAGATAACCATGCAGCAGTACAGTTATTTGGTACAGTGAATTTTCCTCGTGTcatgaaagaaaattaacaaaggcaacagattttaaatgggattataaaaatgaaattaagagcaataaataaactgcagcaacaCAGAGTGTAATACAGAACTAGAAGTCATCCCATAAAGGGCTGTTAATAAGACTTAGTTTTGGGCAGTTCCTTCATTTGTTTGATGGAAACccctaaaaacatcaaaaagctCTTATGGAGGAAATGGATCCATGAAATCATGACAAAGGTTTCTTTCCTGAGGAAAATTTACTAAGAAgagctgattaaaaacaaaaatccttggAGTTGCCTCAGAAGTGAATAGCTGCATATAAAATGATGCTTTACTATGGTTTGTTTACAGCTGCTAAATAATTCTGGGGGTCTTCCCGTTTCTCTGGCTCTCAGCTGTGACTGAGACTCACAGCTGCTCTGCGCGCAGCGCTCAGAGCCGAGCCGAATGGGAGGAGAGGTGGACAGGAGGGGAGAGAGAGTGGAGCTGTTTTCAGAGACAACTTTCCTAAGAAACGGGAGACTAGCCCCACAgctgaaacagagaaagaaataacTTCACTCCACAGTGCAGACGAGGTTTACATAAAAATCCGTGCCTTAATCGTGTGTTAAAAATTAACGCACGATTAATTTTGGTCATGATTAAAGTCGCTTGACCAGAGTCGCAATGTAGACTTGTAAATTTAAGAgtttttattggggtttttagCTCCTTCTTCACCAAAATAGACCAGAGAAGCATCCATATTATTGCAGACAAACTCCAATTCATCTAATAATGTGCCTCCTCTATGCCATCATCACTCAGAGGCAAGGCATCCAGATCCCTAAACTCCTCAGTTTGAGTAGAGTCCTCAAGTTGAGCCTTTCCACGTTTTGCCAAGTTGTCACtccaaacttcaatgtattttagtgggattttatgcgaaagatcaacataaagtagcacataattgtgagacgaaggaaaatgaaatatgGTTCtcaaaaaatcttcaaaaaaaaaaaaaaaagaaaaagccagaaGTAGTCATATTTGCAGTTTGCTACAAAACGTGTAGGAGGCACAGCAAACATGCTTAACAGGGTGATCTggcaaaatgagacaaaaatctAACCTTTAGACATGCTAGAAATGAATGGCAGAAACCAACTCTGCACATCCCTCTGAACACACCATCACTGCAGAGAAACATGATGCCGGCAGCATCAAGCTGTGGGATTGATTTATTCAGCAGGGTCAAGGAAGCTGATGAGCGTTGATAGGAGGATGGATAAAGCTAAATGGTTGAAGAAAATCTCCTAGAGGCCGCAAAAGGCAGGCCTGCTCTAGACTGGCAGTTtatcttccagcaggataacaaGCTGGAGCTACAATGGgatgatttagatcaaagcatatttgtggcccagtcaaagcccaggcCTAAAAATACTCCACAATCTGAGACTTCAAAACATCTGTTCATGGACTCATCATCCAATATAACTGAGCTGCTGCAATAGTGGCAGAGCCAAACTCCAGAAGCAATTAAGGGGTTATTGAAGCCAATTATGATAATTGTGATAAAATGAGTAAAAGCAAATGAAAGCTGAATCTAGACTGAAGTGAATAACATGAGCAGAAACTAGTCagaccacaaacacacagcaaccTACCCAGATGAGAACTActgagaaaaagaagcaaaaatgactggaaacagaaactaaacagCTGAAAACATGTGGATGAACATGATCTTTGTGCAAGCAGTAAAAATATacgtttttaaattaattgcacaactaaatccaatttaaaaacattttttcataaaagatatcaacatttCATCTAAGTGTTATCCACTCTACAGTTTTGCTATAGAAGAccattaggattttttttttctaattttcttctATTAGGAAAAGAAACACTCAACGGCTTTTATCCcagttaaaacaagaaaaatattgtcagtataacagattttttaaattattattgttaaaaagaatgcctttaaaaatgttgccagGGTTGATTATATTTAAGTGTattcttttaatataaattttcagTTAGAAATTTGATCACCACGGCAACCCTGGTTAGAAAACACCCTTCTATTGCTCACTTTTGTTTTATGAGTAAAACCAGAGAAATTCAGTTTAAACCTGCaattaaatcactttattttCCCCAAGAAACTATTAGCCATTCATACGAGGGCACTTTTTTTGAGAGAGCTCAATATTTAATAGGAAGTCCTAgatttacacatattttgtaATCATAAATTAGTTAGAAGTTGTAACAGTTTTCACCCTCTGACCCCAGAGTAAACAGACAACCCTTGGAAGCACTAATACAATCACAAGAATCACCTTTGACACTTCGAataatctctttaaaaacagcTGGTTGTTCATTTGACGGAACTATTTTCTATAAAGGAAGCCAGAAACAATGGGTTCACACAAATGCTCTGTACTTTTAGCTCTAATTGATCCTACCTGATGTCATCATCAGTCACCACAAAGGCCTTGCAGAGAGGCTGGGCCGTGTTCAGCCAGACTCCTGGGTTTTTCTCCACCGCAGCTGTGAGCTGGCCAGTGATGGGCGCTGGGCTGGTGTGCAGCGCACTGGCAATGGCAGACAGGAGCGTTTTATCAGAACACACCGGCCCGACgcctgagggaaaaaaaggatggGTCAAGTCAAGCTacagaaaatgctaattttgaaCTCAACCTTCTTCGCATCTTGGTAGTCCTGTCCTCACCCTGCAAGCCTTTGGGAAGGTCCATAGTTTTCACCAGCTCTTCTGCTATGTCGAATGCATTTAACCCGCTCAGCTTCCGCTCCCAGAACAGCTGACCAGAGAGACAGATGTTAGACTTTTAGCTGGAAGCCAATATGCTCCTTATTCAgggcaacataaaaacaacgcCCTGACTTTTTCTCCATCCTCCAACTCACTTGCTTTGGTTGATCCACTGCCTTCTGAGGGTCTGTTTTCACCTTGTTGTTGGGATGATTAGTTATCTTAGTCACTGGCTGTTTGAAGATGGAAGCAGTCTGTCGAACTGGGAGTGTTGTGTTTAAATCAGGTTTGACCTGCAGAAGAGACAAcatcacacaaataaaacaaaaacaacagcttaAAAAGTGCATGTCTATTTGGTAGCATCACTGTTCTATTGTTTGCGTTGTCATTAGCAACTTAATTGTGGTGAAGTTAATTAAAACCTAAAGAGGTTGCTTTATaagcattacaaaaaaaaacttttaatattgtTATGCAAAGCAAGAAAACGATataaaaatctacatatttGGAGTTATTACACTTTTAATCCGCCTTTAGTTCCCATAGTTGCAGTTGCACAAAATCATGTAGGTTTATCACCAAGTGAATGATCATCAATTACACCAAACAGGTGCTAAAGATCATCAACACTCCACACTTGTTGAGGCAGAAAAAGCTGACTATTAGGTTTACAACTGaatgaggaagagaaaaaaaaactctgctgCCAAGCAGGTCAattaccatggcaacaagatCAAACTCAAGGTAGTCACAGTATCTCACGAAAGTGAGAAAACCCctcacatttttgtaaatgttttattattatatattttcattgGACAACATGGAGGCTTGACACtttgataaaatgtaaagcaGTCAACATGCAGCTTGTATTACTGTAACATCTCAAGATGTTATTCAAACTTCACAATCACAAAGAAGCTGGAAGCCTTGGAGATTGATTTCCAAGGAAACCTAATGcagcagataaaaacacattaagctCGTTTCCCTCAGGAATCAGAAGATATCCCGCAGAGCCATCAGCTCAGAACTGGTAAAACGCAGCATGGACTGTCCAGAGAAGTCAGTCAGACCAGGACTGATCTTCCTGGAAGACTTGTATCCTAAAAGCCATaacatcaaaatgaaacaaagtcaaGTGACTCAAATTTGTGCAGAAATGGCAGCGACTCTGAACTGACGAGTCAAAAATGGGAAATATTTCCCTGAAAGCAGAAGGCATATTGTTATCGGGAAGGATAGAAAGTTGAACAATAATGTGTTTCTGCAGGCTATGAACggaaataaatgttctttacaaGCTTGGTGCTGCTTTTCTGCATTTAATGGAAGGTTACATGAGACAGAACACTATAAGGATGAAGATCTGATTAGATCTGCATGATTTTTGGAACAACTTTCCAGCAGCACTGAAAGCAGATGGTAGCCACAACAAGAAAGGATGGATTTCTCTTTGCTTCGTtcacagtgtttttttctttttttacaactttggCACAGAACTCTAAAAAGTGTGAGACATTTAAAAGTACCATTTATCTGTGACTAATATAATAATGCAATACATAACCGGAGAAGGCCCAACTATATACACACAAGATTTacaattttaaatcataaaccCCTTGTTTCAGCTACTTGATGtatacttaaataaaatacagtctAAACATGTAAAGGCTACCAAGCTTTGTATGAACAAAAGcatttaacttttcaataaaaggGGAAAAACCCTGTTGAAAattgacaacaaaaaaattatcttaataACTTATTTAATGTTAGTTTCTGGAAGGTTGTTGTCTTTATACCCTGAACAGCCTGCTGTTGATCTCACCTTGAGCTGATGGTTTACATCGTAGAGATTCTTGTGTCTGCTTCTCTGCACTTTGGTCTGCAGCGATCGTCCGGCCCGCAGCTGGCTGGCGTTCACATCAGTGCGAAGGTCGCTGCGGAAAATCTGTGGCTTGTTGAGAATACGCTTAACAGGTAggctgaaaaagtaaaagagaggggaaaaaaaaaagaaatatgataaCGTGTTCTTTTTAATTGTGCGCAAATGTAACATGAAATGGAACATTTAAGTAGGTTTACTGAAGTGGTGATTTACCAATATCACTTGGCTTTTTACGTTTTCTGCACCCCAGGGTTGTGTTACTCAGCTGTCTGTGGACGTCCACCTCTAATAGATGGAATGACATAAACATCAAGCCcatttctgtcttatttctATTGATTTTTAGAGGTAAGGTCCAGTGAGTAAAAAGTCTGTGTAgattagggatgcaccaatcagaCGTTAACAGGCTGATACAGATTTCCAGGTTTCTTCGAGATCTGACCTTCCTATTAGGTTTAGCTACAGATTTATATCTAAGGACTATTAAACATAAACCTAATTCATGGcaactttattttacatctacaattaaaacaaaaagttggcTGTAAATTACATGAATGCCAATGGCCTCTTTACAGAAGTGGTAGAAACTACCCGATTATCCCTATGAATGCATAAAAGCACATGTCTAA
Protein-coding regions in this window:
- the LOC102221456 gene encoding methyl-CpG-binding domain protein 3-like isoform X2, translating into MERKSLPVKRILNKPQIFRSDLRTDVNASQLRAGRSLQTKVQRSRHKNLYDVNHQLKVKPDLNTTLPVRQTASIFKQPVTKITNHPNNKVKTDPQKAVDQPKQLFWERKLSGLNAFDIAEELVKTMDLPKGLQGVGPVCSDKTLLSAIASALHTSPAPITGQLTAAVEKNPGVWLNTAQPLCKAFVVTDDDIRRQEDLVLNVRRRLEEALMADSLAHIEDVAADAADDKVEKKTELLEDEEL
- the LOC102221456 gene encoding methyl-CpG-binding domain protein 3-like isoform X1 — translated: MGGRGGILHSLPVKRILNKPQIFRSDLRTDVNASQLRAGRSLQTKVQRSRHKNLYDVNHQLKVKPDLNTTLPVRQTASIFKQPVTKITNHPNNKVKTDPQKAVDQPKQLFWERKLSGLNAFDIAEELVKTMDLPKGLQGVGPVCSDKTLLSAIASALHTSPAPITGQLTAAVEKNPGVWLNTAQPLCKAFVVTDDDIRRQEDLVLNVRRRLEEALMADSLAHIEDVAADAADDKVEKKTELLEDEEL